A part of Leishmania panamensis strain MHOM/PA/94/PSC-1 chromosome 34 sequence genomic DNA contains:
- a CDS encoding aminopeptidase P, putative (TriTrypDB/GeneDB-style sysID: LpmP.34.2210) produces the protein MSAHDKSLAYPFSIPMRMYREQRERLGASLQQAFPEGGHAAVLQAASEVPVNSTDCNYLFVQESYFYYLFGAAIPDAYGAVLPGGKGILFIPRLPADYATWMGPLPTPHGVKEQLEMDEVYYADEMEQVLRCCGVHTAEVLKGTNTDSGLEVLQAKLPEGTALNKSTDYLYRVLSSQRCYKTALEADVLRYVCKVSSAAHVKVMQIAKPGMSQHHLESTFLHDVYYNGGCRRVSYTCICATGPHGATLHYPDNNCMIEDGTMALLDMGGNYRGYAADITCSFPVNGKFTEEQKVIYNAVLDAHDKVMHAMKPGVKWVDMHLLAIRTTCTHLIAAGILKGDIDTLMAKEIMQYFQPHGLGHLVGMDVHDVGGYMEGCPERPIKKDCCRLRTARTIEEGLYITIEPGCYFNAALLEMAKANADVKEHLNIEKIEAYAQFGGVRIESDVLVTKDGVVNYTTVPRTVEEIESTMAGAPFRKEVEVYHN, from the coding sequence ATGTCCGCACACGATAAGAGTCTGGCATACCCCTTCTCCATCCCGATGAGGATGTATCGGGAACAGCGTGAGCGGCTGGGGGCGTCGCTCCAGCAGGCGTTCCCGGAGGGTGGCCacgcggcagtgctgcaggctGCCTCTGAGGTGCCCGTGAACTCGACAGACTGCAACTATCTCTTTGTGCAGGAGAGCTACTTCTACTACCTCTTCGGTGCGGCGATACCGGACGCGTACGGCGCCGTGCTCCCAGGCGGCAAGGGAATTCTCTTCATTCCGCGGCTGCCAGCGGATTATGCAACGTGGATGGGCCCACTGCCGACTCCGCATGGAGTGAAGGAGCAGCTAGAGATGGATGAGGTGTACTACGCGGACGAGAtggagcaggtgctgcggtgctgtgGGGTTCACACTGCTGAGGTCTTGAAGGGCACAAACACCGACAGCGGTCttgaggtgctgcaggcgaaGCTGCCTGAGGGGACGGCGCTGAACAAGTCCACCGACTACCTTTATCGCGTGCTGAGCTCACAGCGCTGCTACAAGACGGCACTGGAGGCTGACGTGCTTCGGTATGTGTGTAAGGTGTCGAGCGCCGCGCACGTCAAGGTGATGCAGATCGCAAAACCCGGCATGTCGCAGCACCATCTCGAGTCTACCTTTCTCCACGACGTGTACTACAATGGCGGCTGCCGGCGTGTGAGCTACACGTGCATCTGTGCCACAGGCCCCCACGGTGCCACACTGCACTACCCCGACAATAACTGCATGATCGAAGACGGCAcaatggcgctgctggacatGGGCGGTAACTACCGCGGCTACGCCGCCGATATCACCTGCAGTTTCCCCGTGAACGGCAAGTTCACTGAGGAGCAGAAGGTGATTTACAACGCGGTGCTCGACGCACACGACAAGGTGATGCACGCGATGAAGCCCGGTGTGAAGTGGGTCGACATGCATCTGCTCGCCATCCGCACAACCTGCACACACCTGATCGCTGCAGGTATTCTCAAGGGCGACATCGACACGCTCATGGCGAAAGAAATTATGCAGTACTTTCAGCCACACGGTCTCGGTCACCTTGTCGGCATGGACGTGCACGACGTTGGCGGCTACATGGAGGGCTGTCCAGAGCGACCGATTAAGAAGGATTGCTGCCGCCTGCGTACTGCGCGTACCATCGAGGAGGGGCTCTACATCACCATAGAGCCTGGCTGCTACTTTAACGCAGCGCTTCTGGAGATGGCGAAGGCAAATGCTGATGTCAAGGAGCATTTGAACATAGAAAAGATCGAGGCGTACGCGCAATTTGGTGGCGTGCGCATCGAGAGCGACGTCCTGGTGACGAAGGACGGCGTGGTGAACTACACTACTGTGCCGCGCACGGTGGAAGAGATCGAGAGCACTATGGCGGGCGCGCCTTTcaggaaggaggtggaggtgtaTCACAACTGA
- a CDS encoding hypothetical protein (TriTrypDB/GeneDB-style sysID: LpmP.34.2230) — MEIFAFRHHLVDRRVLPDFQPATYAPEELLEVRVITDPRHPAYGQAGLFAKSTIPSNTVVTPYSGFIEVFATSCNSRTYTMGFGAVGDDYALDAEFVGNYGRFANDPRGVGTLQANLSAENRFNNRGESFTALVSRRQISAGEEILMSYGKAHRLSATPWMNVQGEPIMRPRLGGVVPFPSFRAESLSAAAAAVSASPAVTASLPQRSADGAKEEGNCAAKGSGFAANNASASGDFFSISEVDCPSAPATDPTCAFLNAPGSKQPPPLSRFCSDIANDLLWECTQCGMWSICEASTADAPLRCEACATPKLNGARLISLLSSPGITQAALLAEAGLDAQGYSAAITSTPPQTQASAASLTSSTSFSSEHTDWPMNVPFLPWQVWDAAVPLTVLAKHSRFETQGHMFVYTVDTGLGREKRSRSVREAYASESRAAAHGPRGTPNSGQLMEACSSKASRFQSPSHDTNDASRAGVRVHDEHSVTAEENPTGSRSRSSASHNSSRSKCNALWERQGDLDLEELALLSPGITTLSLLSSPTSAASPTKLFFTDRTVSASGERFDVAGGNLALAQMGTFTTVASQDTRDSAAAILTRSPLSYLLSTTQEVDRLVVLHRTAASDPSRVLETSYSPQMTLVRRRLQCMTRRLFTGKAFQPGDVVSYVGGLVRQRCDPRCRVSNSCLEIPLRFFLPMRLRLRYGGACSARSDDCPCAAAEDAALQTFCDRLDRLSLVVTNEFMYCPCLVLEAKATEAGTALNGSASDIVGCMDEVDDALESCNVALVLTLDALGSPFACAVAIKSIGAFEPLLARAQ; from the coding sequence ATGGAGATATTTGCGTTTCGCCACCACCTGGTCGACCGGCGCGTGCTGCCTGACTTTCAACCCGCCACGTACGCACCGGAAGAGCTGCTAGAGGTTCGTGTCATCACCGACCCCCGCCACCCTGCATACGGGCAGGCTGGGCTTTTTGCCAAGAGCACCATTCCTTCCAACACCGTTGTCACACCATATTCGGGCTTTATTGAGGTCTTTGCCACGTCGTGCAACTCTCGCACGTACACGATGGGGTTCGGCGCCGTCGGTGACGACTATGCGCTCGACGCGGAGTTTGTCGGCAACTACGGTCGCTTCGCTAACGACCCACGTGGCGTCGGGACTCTGCAGGCGAACCTCTCCGCTGAGAACCGCTTTAACAATCGCGGGGAGTCTTTCACAGCACTCGTGTCGCGGCGGCAGATCAGCGCGGGAGAGGAAATACTCATGTCCTATGGCAAGGCGCATAGACTGAGCGCAACACCGTGGATGAACGTGCAGGGAGAGCCAATCATGCGACCGCGCCTCGGCGGTGTCGTGCCGTTTCCATCTTTCCGCGCTGAGTCGCtttccgctgccgccgccgctgtttcTGCGTCGCCTGCGGTCACCGCGTCGTTGCCACAAAGGTCTGCTGACGGcgccaaggaggagggtAACTGTGCGGCTAAGGGGTCCGGCTTCGCCGCCAACAATGCCTCCGCATCAGGTGATTTTTTCTCAATATCCGAGGTTGACTGCCCATCAGCACCTGCAACCGATCCCACGTGCGCATTCTTGAATGCACCGGGCTCGaagcagccaccaccgctttCTCGGTTCTGCTCCGACATCGCTAACGATCTTCTTTGGGAGTGCACGCAGTGTGGTATGTGGTCGATCTGTGAGGCGTCAACCGCcgatgcgccgctgcgctgcgaggCGTGTGCCACTCCAAAGCTGAATGGCGCACGACTAATCAGTTTGCTCAGCAGTCCAGGCATCAcccaggcggcgctgctggcggaaGCAGGACTTGATGCGCAAGGTTACTCTGCAGCAATCAcctccacaccaccgcaaACGCAGGCCTCCGCTGCGTCGCTTACCTCCTCTACTAGCTTCAGCTCCGAGCACACGGACTGGCCTATGAACGTGCCGTTTCTACCATGGCAGGTCTGGGATGCCGCGGTGCCACTAACGGTGCTAGCGAAGCACTCACGCTTTGAGACGCAGGGGCACATGTTCGTGTACACGGTCGACACCGGGCTGGGCCGAGAGAAGCGCAGTCGCAGTGTACGCGAGGCCTACGCGAGTGAATCcagggctgctgcgcacggGCCGCGAGGAACCCCCAACTCAGGGCAATTGATGGAAGCCTGTTCCTCGAAGGCGAGTCGGTTTCAGTCTCCCTCCCATGACACAAATGACGCATCGCGAGCGGGAGTGCGAGTGCATGATGAACACTCTGTTACCGCAGAAGAGAACCCGACCGGCAGCCgtagccgcagcagcgccagccacaacagcagccgctccaAGTGCAACGCGTTGTGGGAGCGACAGGGCGATCTGGACTTGGAGGAGTTGGCACTTCTCAGCCCCGGTATTACGACACTGTCCCTGCTATCATCTCCTActtctgccgcctcgccgacTAAGCTGTTCTTTACTGATAGGACCGTATCAGCGAGCGGAGAACGCTTTGATGTGGCCGGCGGTAATTTGGCGCTTGCACAGATGGGAACATTCACCACGGTCGCGTCGCAGGACACAAGGGACTCCGCTGCAGCCATCTTGACACGATCCCCGCTGTCTTACCTCTTGTCCACAACGCAGGAGGTGGATCGGCTTGTTGTTCTGCATCGTACCGCCGCCAGTGATCCATCACGGGTTCTTGAGACATCGTATTCGCCGCAAATGACCCTTGTTCGCCGGCGCTTACAGTGCATGACGCGTCGACTCTTCACTGGCAAAGCGTTTCAGCCGGGCGATGTCGTCAGCTATGTGGGCGGCCTCGTGCGGCAACGATGTGACCCCCGGTGTCGTGTGTCCAACTCCTGCCTCGAGATCCCCCTTCGATTCTTTCTCCcgatgcgcctgcgcctccgaTATGGCGGCGCTTGCTCAGCGCGCTCAGACGATTGCCCatgcgccgcggcggaggaTGCGGCGTTGCAGACCTTCTGTGACCGCCTCGATCGCCTCTCCCTTGTTGTGACAAACGAGTTCATGTACTGTCCCTGCCTCGTGCTGGAGGCAAAGGCGACGGAGGCAGGGACGGCGCTCAACGGCTCTGCCAGCGATATCGTTGGGTGCATGGACGAAGTGGATGACGCACTCGAGTCCTGCAACGTGGCCCTCGTGCTCACGTTGGACGCCCTCGGCAGCCCTTTTGCATGTGCGGTGGCCATCAAATCCATCGGCGCCTTTGAGCCGCTTCTGGCGCGTGCGCAATAG
- a CDS encoding ribonuclease, putative (TriTrypDB/GeneDB-style sysID: LpmP.34.2200), with product MEITNNNVGMLLPYMDTILRDCSFFTVDLEFSGIDHDRDDACAEAPEQAIRSLMRKPSDLYLAKLQDSKLYSIMQIGISVFTEVEVGDANGVSTANGATPSTVPSAAAHLKKEVADFLAAEVENYTAYAETTAVVERILSSANGSAKDFASAFKYLADQMLAVAQSLEMAARANSIRATEGPPLSSQSLPILWQRYHFLETLSHAVASYQIKSTAADVKVPLTPSTCYTVHTFSALMFPAATDTEVDVTLNIATAEFLAKNDMDFTRWVKEGLRFEPVKVAAAQLTKKVEAQLQEINLLTQPYTMLQGYKECIGRRLDNLLPLLPGELQLVRFILSLSSKEFDDPAAANVKQFYVKSLALIISFARGIVPESALPEYIYTKEKLYRAEMNALSAIGVTKANRRFVRTAVFNTWGNGCSSSLVSRSYGSDLLKTLLYATEVHRKPIVFYNGYTDVIFLLLALYGASSMPLNLQSFKSLAHRHFPSLFDTRILSCAEPLQGLGDFSGKLWNVVDEISKVSTIGPYVSFKFDSTFSGGCGSTQSSMTHNAAFDSLLTGKLFAFAKYGLENANTSVKVYENILSTYATLKSIYLVNRMDGMKRETAAVVYYISNKPALRVDIIRKALESCKITAVILFRGHGYTIQPIGAACQMPNLVQTMIKVLSAKVHEKVELYQIELRTRAAIKGERESDCTGET from the coding sequence ATGGAGATAACGAACAACAACGTGGGAATGCTGTTGCCCTATATGGACACGATTTTGCGCGACTGCTCCTTCTTCACGGTTGACCTGGAGTTCTCTGGCATTGACCATGACAGAGACGACGCCTGCGCGGAAGCACCAGAGCAAGCTATCCGCTCGCTCATGCGAAAACCATCTGACTTGTACCTGGCAAAGTTGCAGGATAGCAAGTTGTACAGTATAATGCAGATCGGCATCTCCGTCTTCACCGAAGTAGAGGTTGGTGACGCCAACGGGGTCTCGACTGCGAATGGGGCAACACCATCAACGGTGCCGTCGGCGGCTGCTCACCTGAAAAAGGAGGTCGCCGATTTTTTGGCGGCGGAAGTCGAAAATTACACCGCCTATGCTGAAACCACCGCAGTGGTAGAGAGAATTCTGTCGAGTGCAAACGGCTCTGCGAAGGACTTCGCGTCCGCTTTCAAGTACTTAGCTGATCAAATGCTTGCAGTTGCGCAGTCGTTGGAGATGGCTGCAAGGGCTAACAGCATTCGTGCCACAGAggggccgccgctgtcgagtCAGTCTCTCCCTATCTTGTGGCAGCGTTACCACTTCTTAGAGACGCTCAGTCACGCTGTTGCGAGCTACCAGATAAAAAGCACTGCGGCCGATGTGAAGGTGCCACTAACACCGTCGACATGCTACACGGTGCACACGTTCTCTGCACTGATGTTCCCAGCCGCCACCGACACTGAGGTGGATGTGACCCTCAACATTGCTACCGCCGAGTTCCTCGCCAAGAACGACATGGACTTCACGCGCTGGGTCAAGGAGGGGCTTCGCTTTGAGCCAGTTAAGGTGGCGGCCGCCCAACTCACcaagaaggtggaggcgcaaTTGCAGGAGATAAATCTGCTTACCCAGCCGTACACCATGCTGCAAGGGTACAAGGAATGCATCGGCCGGAGACTAGACAATCTGCTTCCTCTTTTACCAGGTGAGTTGCAACTGGTAAGGtttattctctctctctcgagcaAGGAGTTTGACGATCCGGCGGCTGCGAATGTGAAGCAGTTTTACGTTAAATCACTTGCTCTTATTATCTCCTTCGCGCGTGGAATCGTTCCAGAGTCGGCGCTGCCGGAGTACATCTACACGAAAGAGAAGCTGTACAGGGCGGAGATGAACGCGCTGTCAGCAATTGGTGTGACTAAGGCGAATCGCAGGTTTGTGAGGACTGCTGTCTTCAACACCTGGGGCAATGGCTGCAGCTCCAGCCTCGTCTCTCGTAGCTACGGCAGTGACCTCTTGAAGACCCTCTTGTATGCCACCGAAGTGCACCGGAAGCCCATTGTTTTCTACAATGGCTACACAGATGTAATTTTTCTGCTACTCGCCCTTTACGGCGCATCGAGCATGCCGCTCAACCTGCAGTCCTTTAAGTCGCTGGCGCATCGGCATTTCCCGTCACTTTTCGACACCCGCATTCTCAGCTGCGCCGAACCGCTTCAGGGCTTGGGGGACTTTTCTGGGAAGCTGTGGAATGTGGTGGATGAGATAAGCAAGGTAAGCACCATCGGGCCGTATGTATCGTTTAAGTTTGACTCGACCTTCTCTGGCGGCTGTGGCTCCACGCAGAGCTCGATGACCCACAACGCAGCCTTTGATTCCTTGCTTACTGGCAAGCTCTTTGCGTTTGCCAAGTACGGACTAGAAAATGCGAACACCAGCGTCAAGGTGTATGAGAATATTTTGTCAACCTATGCAACATTGAAGTCGATCTACCTGGTAAACCGCATGGATGGCATGAAGcgggagacggcggcagtcGTGTACTACATTTCTAACAAGCCTGCGCTGCGGGTGGATATAATACGTAAGGCGCTCGAGTCGTGTAAGATCACTGCCGTGATCCTCTTCCGAGGCCACGGTTATACCATTCAACCGATAGGTGCTGCGTGTCAGATGCCGAACCTGGTGCAGACGATGATAAAGGTACTGAGTGCTAAGGTCCACGAAAAGGTCGAGTTGTATCAAATTGAGCTTCGAACGCGCGCGGCGatcaaaggagagagagagagtgattGCACAGGTGAGACATAG
- a CDS encoding hypothetical protein (TriTrypDB/GeneDB-style sysID: LpmP.34.2240), which produces MIGSTAATAGSGPSKSPSSETVATGVTPVESAVSLRSPVDTLARAQKLPQAFTTSLLNLEVKVLTQALGAENQWAEQGDGRVAFCDFTIRVVAPEVSKEAQKEKVAELTPSGVADAAAVHGNGDVGAATRKSTAAPNASALSNTVSEFDEDDPADEMIILEDTISSDTPFVGENCCIVWNSFEKQLSLCLMYASEEGYSASWSALVALQDKSYPAFRFDLLERCRPVSEQTVLAPGASTSSTTSSTAATDRTEGVVLPYSYFIHAKYDPPLGFIEQHALSLSIIEHRHGTNRALYADKGTVLIMLSMGNADLLDCLISEATFPLLLSGLQCAAEPLSWSVPEPLQLLHIPEEVTNLIRKDRWIGFLQETVFPSCGAADLVAELPTKFAAMSRRIRNDIVCLLLSCDNLFSEACEALRVMPPVMSGTMSGGPSARSRVPSSETSSSATSFNSEGRSSMGAVWNGAPSPSSTPPAMDIMSLAQKAELQVLAHLRFFRELVTLSIAELGREMVGPIVGKIYHSGLLEPLSLVAERFAMPSGTAAAFVKHVMDSSGGGVNGARRCGGGGAASNSSSGAADGTSSTANYYSLAVEQELAAVLDVTLVRLNERQEEQLMNEHVRAPILADPVKYNGIVTFMLRQLIVSGTTGAALSTGLPGISTNATRPTYSIFTSSKRILRDSMSSSNPLVLFHVLGLHDDEGSATSERLLDAESTDIRNRFHNFIITKYIAHATRGLMTPVPLPPSLSGVVGPARNIPIVQFSNVSVTQNSGGRPVHHDGNGGGAGGAAVVASNTGPGSGGGGAVSPVLPLPQGITPALVRVLEYMVSLTNNANRELMLKTVFHYKSHIWQFIEGVCDTLCGANGAGARCQVGLDVLCGCVRFLKVIVMQMTVVTAEADVNPLSSYVPSREALSPQLITTICRQLTVERDTFGYLLKAYNRLGGLRRNSVFHSSLRAVFDLIGKCSTREPEESATNNLRDVRNYLFFKHLTQLPEVFACRYREALLSEVTVRLGQEATHSPNDSVSVLSSTAGSDLTRCSSKLRFVDELEAVSGGVDGTVVPSSVVSPAIMVSMANAEEKQRKRNIRSSVEQSNMIANHVVGPLPQVRTLTPLGLADAHGGRTSPSFSPSDRVSSPLTISITCPSSSGSSSEGGFHAPVSDLFKINAAQPNGSSAHGDGPLGQVGSSSAAGSNTRETETVLQPTVPREEKPPGRPRNFSSVLENSSRTSTAVFGEQVGRSRSMASTTTRDAPPPSSPEVLLSKSGNSSVPQWLERANEIASPSNDNVVLPKIKKRLSTNGKRS; this is translated from the coding sequence ATGATAGGTTCGACTGCCGCTACGGCTGGCAGCGGCCCGTCAAAATCGCCTTCATCCGAAACAGTGGCGACTGGTGTGACGCCAGTAGAGAGCGCCGTGTCGCTGCGCTCACCGGTGGACACGCTGGCTCGAGCGCAGAAGCTGCCGCAGGCCTTTACCACCTCGCTTTTGAACCTCgaggtgaaggtgctgaCGCAGGCTCTCGGCGCGGAGAACCAGTGGGCGGAGCAGGGCGACGGCCGTGTTGCATTTTGCGACTTTACCATCCGTGTCGTCGCGCCTGAGGTCAGTaaggaggcgcagaaggagaaggtggcTGAACTGACGCCCTCTGGTGTCGCTGACGCAGCCGCGGTGCACGGAAACGGCGACGTAGGGGCTGCGACACGGAAGAGCACAGCCGCTCCGAATGCGTCGGCACTGTCGAACACGGTCTCGGAGTTTGACGAGGATGACCCAGCGGACGAGATGATCATTCTCGAAGAcaccatcagcagcgacaccccGTTTGTTGGCGAGAACTGCTGCATTGTGTGGAACAGTTTTGAAAAGCagctctctctgtgtcttaTGTATGCCTCGGAGGAGGGCTACTCCGCGTCATGGAGCGCGCTAGTTGCGCTGCAAGACAAGAGCTATCCAGCGTTTCGCTTTGACCTCTTAGAGCGATGCCGGCCAGTCAGTGAGCAGACGGTGCTGGCACCGGGTGCCAGCACGTCCTCTACCACCTCATCCACGGCGGCGACTGACAGAACAGAGGGGGTGGTGCTTCCATACTCGTACTTCATCCATGCGAAGTATGACCCTCCACTCGGCTTTAttgagcagcacgcgctgtcCCTCTCCATCATTGAGCACCGTCATGGGACAAACCGAGCCCTCTACGCGGACAAGGGTACGGTGCTGATAATGCTGAGCATGGGGAACGCTGACTTACTCGACTGTCTCATATCAGAAGCCACATttccgctgcttctctcggGGCTGCAGTGTGCGGCGGAGCCGTTGAGCTGGTCGGTGCCAGagccactgcagctgctacaCATCCCTGAGGAAGTCACCAATCTTATCCGAAAGGACCGCTGGATCGGCTTTTTGCAAGAAACGGTTTTTCCGAGTTGTGGCGCCGCAGACTTGGTTGCTGAGCTGCCCACTAAATTCGCAGCCATGAGTCGGAGAATTCGAAACGACATTGTGTGCTTGTTGCTCAGCTGTGACAATTTGTTCTCAGAGGCTTGTGAGGCGCTGCGGGTGATGCCTCCGGTGATGTCCGGTACGATGAGCGGTGGACCGAGTGCGCGCAGCCGCGTTCCGTCCAGTGAAACCTCGTCGAGCGCGACCTCCTTCAATTCTGAGGGACGTAGTAGCATGGGTGCAGTATGGAACGGCGCACCGTCACCCTCGTCCACACCACCGGCGATGGACATCATGTCCCTGGCGCAAAAGGCGGAGCTGCAAGTTCTTGCTCACCTACGCTTCTTCCGAGAACTCGTCACCCTTAGCATTGCCGAGCTCGGGCGTGAGATGGTGGGACCAATTGTGGGCAAGATTTATCACAGCGGTCTGCTGGAgccgctctccctcgtgGCGGAACGGTTCGCGATGCCGAGCggaacggcagcggcgttcGTCAAGCATGTTATGGACAGTAGTGGGGGCGGAGTGAACGGTgctcggcgctgcggcggtggcggtgccgcctcCAACTcgagcagtggcgccgctgatgggacaagcagcaccgccaacTACTACTCGCTCGCTGTGGAGCAGGAGCTAGCGGCAGTCCTGGACGTCACGCTCGTGCGGCTGAATGAgcggcaggaggagcagctgatgAACGAGCACGTACGGGCGCCGATCTTAGCGGACCCCGTCAAGTACAACGGCATCGTCACATTCATGCTACGGCAGCTAATTGTGAGTGGTACTACCGGGGCAGCCTTGTCGACTGGCCTCCCCGGCATCAGCACCAACGCAACTCGCCCGACTTACTCTATCTTTACGTCATCGAAGCGTATCCTTCGAGACAGCATGTCGTCCTCCAACCCATTAGTGCTCTTTCACGTCCTGGGCCTCCACGATGACGAGGGGTCTGCCACGTCAGAGCGCTTGCTGGACGCCGAGAGCACTGACATCCGCAATCGTTTTCACAACTTCATAATCACCAAGTACATTGCCCACGCCACACGTGGCCTCATgacgccggtgccgctgcccccctccctcagcGGCGTTGTCGGCCCTGCTCGCAACATTCCTATCGTGCAGTTTAGCAACGTCAGCGTGACGCAGAATAGCGGCGGCCGACCTGTGCATCACGACGGtaacggtggcggtgccgggggggcggcggttgTGGCGTCGAACACCGGCCCGGGATCTGGCGGGGGCGGTGCGGTCTCGCCGGTGTTACCGCTGCCACAGGGCATCACCCCCGCGCTAGTGCGGGTACTCGAGTACATGGTGTCCCTCACCAACAACGCGAATCGTGAGTTGATGCTCAAAACTGTCTTCCACTACAAATCCCACATCTGGCAGTTCATCGAAGGTGTGTGCGACACCCTGTGTGGTGCGAACGGAGCTGGCGCCCGGTGCCAGGTCGGGCTTGATGTTCTGTGTGGCTGCGTACGCTTTTTAAAGGTCATTGTGATGCAGATGACGGTGGTAACAGCAGAGGCGGATGTGAATCCGCTGTCGTCGTACGTGCCGTCGCGTGAGGCGTTGTCGCCGCAGCTTATCACCACGATTTGCCGTCAACTCACCGTGGAGAGGGACACCTTTGGCTACCTCCTGAAAGCCTACAACCGGCTGGGTGGGCTGCGCCGCAATTCCGTGTTCCACTCAAGCTTGCGAGCGGTGTTTGACCTTATAGGCAAGTGCTCCACTCGCGAGCCGGAGGAAAGCGCCACAAACAACCTACGTGACGTCCGCAACTACCTCTTTTTCAAGCATCTTACGCAGCTTCCGGAAGTGTTCGCTTGTCGTTACCGCGAGGCTCTCCTGAGCGAAGTGACGGTGCGCCTTGGCCAGGAGGCGACGCACTCGCCTAACGACAGTGTCTCggtgctcagcagcactgcaggcAGCGATCTGACTCGCTGCTCTAGCAAACTTCGCTTTGTCGACGAGCTGGAAGCGGTATCAGGCGGCGTGGATGGCACGGTGGTACCCAGCAGTGTCGTGAGTCCTGCCATCATGGTGAGCATGGCGAATGCGGAGGAAAAGCAGCGGAAGCGCAACATCCGCTCATCGGTCGAGCAGTCGAATATGATAGCCAACCATGTAGTGGGCCCACTACCACAAGTGCGTACCCTGACACCATTGGGCTTGGCGGATGCCCATGGTGGGCGGACTTCTCCCTCATTCTCGCCATCGGATCGCGTGAGCTCACCGCTGACGATCAGCATCACCTGCCCAagtagcagcggcagcagcagcgaaggtggCTTCCACGCGCCAGTTAGTGATTTGTTCAAGATAAATGCCGCGCAGCCCAATGGTTCTTCGGCGCATGGCGATGGGCCGCTTGGTCAGGTCGGCTCCTCTAGTGCAGCTGGGTCCAACACCCGGGAAACagagacggtgctgcagccgacCGTGccgagggaggagaagccgCCGGGACGTCCTCGAAACTTCTCGAGCGTCCTCGAAAATTCCTCACGCACGAGCACCGCAGTGTTTGGCGAGCAAGTTGGCCGGAGTCGAAGCATGGCAAGTACCACAACAAGGgatgcgccgccgccatcatcgccgGAGGTGTTGTTGAGCAAATCTGGCAACAGTTCCGTTCCACAGTGGCTGGAGCGTGCCAACGAGATTGCCTCGCCGTCCAATGACAACGTAGTTCTTCCCAAGATCAAGAAGCGCCTTTCAACTAACGGAAAGCGCTCGTGA
- a CDS encoding hypothetical protein (TriTrypDB/GeneDB-style sysID: LpmP.34.2220), with the protein MKWKQAPRTSAKKTPSISTKNGNPTAKVISTSATSSTCDLDEVALLFNTIKHTKAQKDGSPAAAQLPPLRREVGGGSAKAHNPKHASAGVGVSPSSSSRGVQVKPVRDGLYHAPEKSVQMSDNQFFSGTWLKEDRNATAAFTTCSAVTSTGSPEVSEALQRREGVDRIVSMEELAKMLSRDARAGTTPNCPFDCDCCF; encoded by the coding sequence ATGAAGTGGAAGCAGGCACCTCGCACTTCTGCCAAGAAGACGCCATCGATTTCCACGAAGAATGGCAACCCCACCGCCAAGGTGATCTCTAcgtccgccacctcctccacctgcgaCCTTGACGAAGTAGCGCTGTTGTTCAACACCATCAAGCATACCAAGGCGCAGAAGGACGGTagccccgctgccgctcagctgccgcctctgcggaGGGAAGTGGGAGGGGGATCAGCGAAGGCGCATAATCCCAAACACGCATCAGCCGGCGTCGGCGTGTCTCCTTCATCATCCTCACGGGGCGTTCAGGTTAAACCTGTTCGCGATGGACTCTATCATGCCCCAGAGAAGTCGGTGCAGATGAGTGACAACCAGTTCTTCAGCGGCACTTGGCTGAAGGAGGACCGCAatgccaccgctgctttcACCACTTGCTCTGCTGTCACAAGCACGGGGTCTCCCGAGGTgtccgaggcgctgcagcgcagggaGGGCGTTGATCGCATCGTGTCGATGGAGGAGCTAGCCAAGATGCTGTCACGGGACGCCAGGGCGGGCACCACCCCCAACTGCCCTTTTGACTGCGATTGCTGTTTCTGA